A genomic stretch from Komagataeibacter xylinus includes:
- a CDS encoding lysylphosphatidylglycerol synthase domain-containing protein — MAERPTKDATPAPPQGDGPTGAGLTPARRRNALLRHLPHVLGLFLLVGAVVVVQREVRTLHWQDISHALLTIPATTLWAGAGFTLLSYLVLSFYDWLAVRQVGCKLAFRRTAFAAFCSYVLSHNLGFSAISGAAVRFRLYGNWGLKPFEVAQIIAFCSATYLLGAAVLIGSVLVLEPGTVPFIGHALPSPMMRLAGCVLWAGVIGYVIAGRYVNEIRVWRWQVTFPSAGMAVMQTLVAALEVAATAAIAYTFVPAAPGLDYGTFLAIYIASYTAGLVASVPGGLGVFDGTMMLALGAYVPATRVVTAILIFRLFYYIVPLFVAGIMFAAHELFLRGDAALSRKGSAGSPLRGPRPGRPSQVIRESEADFSVAVATGAVSLCGGLLLALTLLDPESWLNAGRLQPLFAMVGDYLLSLIGVALIGLGIGLSQRVTLAWKATIGLLSVACALTLLRDSPMAVPGLLMLVCLLIAPFRGSYYRHARIMSEPLSSQTILSLVLLISSVVVLVLAGPHDSAGGSWWEIMLFATRPGIAQWTLGLAVMLGLVMIVRLVRPGRIHVLPWNKQGQARYRALDHALDGVGQVTPAPSGLIPGARRQALLPFVRLGPYLVGLGDPAGHADDCTSAIWWLRDLAVQEGCQPAFWHVGTSLLAVYNELGLTPWPLTEEGAPLHPCFLCAGADDLNTIRSLMEKAFAPLGQSGC; from the coding sequence ATGGCTGAACGTCCGACCAAAGACGCAACGCCTGCCCCGCCCCAAGGTGATGGGCCCACCGGGGCGGGCCTGACTCCCGCGCGCCGGCGCAACGCGCTGCTACGTCACCTGCCGCATGTGCTGGGGCTGTTTTTGCTGGTGGGTGCGGTGGTCGTGGTGCAGCGCGAGGTGCGCACCCTGCACTGGCAGGACATCAGTCACGCGCTGCTCACCATTCCCGCCACCACGCTGTGGGCCGGGGCAGGGTTTACGCTGCTGTCCTATCTGGTACTGTCCTTTTATGACTGGCTTGCCGTGCGGCAGGTGGGCTGCAAGCTAGCCTTCCGGCGCACGGCGTTTGCGGCGTTCTGCTCGTATGTGCTGTCGCATAATCTGGGGTTTTCCGCCATTTCGGGTGCGGCGGTACGCTTTCGGCTGTATGGCAACTGGGGGCTGAAGCCTTTTGAGGTCGCCCAGATCATTGCGTTCTGTTCCGCCACCTATCTTTTGGGGGCTGCGGTGCTGATCGGCAGCGTGCTGGTGCTGGAGCCGGGCACGGTGCCCTTCATCGGCCATGCGCTGCCCTCGCCCATGATGCGGCTGGCGGGCTGCGTGTTGTGGGCGGGGGTGATCGGCTATGTCATTGCCGGGCGCTACGTGAACGAGATCAGGGTCTGGCGCTGGCAGGTCACCTTTCCATCCGCCGGCATGGCGGTAATGCAGACCCTTGTCGCGGCACTTGAGGTCGCGGCGACGGCGGCCATCGCCTACACCTTCGTGCCTGCGGCGCCGGGTCTGGATTACGGCACGTTCCTGGCTATCTACATCGCCTCCTACACCGCAGGGCTGGTGGCCAGCGTGCCGGGGGGCTTGGGCGTATTTGACGGCACGATGATGCTGGCCCTTGGCGCCTACGTGCCTGCCACGCGGGTTGTGACCGCCATCCTGATCTTCCGTCTGTTCTATTACATCGTGCCGCTGTTCGTGGCGGGCATCATGTTCGCGGCGCACGAACTGTTCCTGCGCGGTGATGCTGCCCTTTCGCGCAAGGGGAGTGCCGGTAGCCCCCTGCGCGGGCCGCGGCCCGGCAGGCCAAGCCAGGTGATCCGTGAAAGCGAGGCCGATTTCTCGGTGGCGGTGGCAACCGGCGCGGTCTCGCTGTGTGGCGGGCTGCTGCTGGCGCTGACCCTGCTCGACCCCGAAAGCTGGTTGAACGCGGGCCGCCTGCAGCCGCTCTTCGCCATGGTGGGGGACTATCTGCTCTCGCTGATCGGTGTTGCGCTGATCGGGCTGGGCATTGGGCTTTCGCAGCGCGTGACGCTGGCGTGGAAGGCCACGATCGGGCTGCTGTCCGTGGCATGCGCGCTGACGCTGCTGCGCGACTCGCCCATGGCGGTGCCGGGCCTGCTCATGCTGGTGTGCCTGCTGATCGCCCCTTTCCGTGGCTCCTATTACCGCCATGCGCGGATCATGAGCGAGCCGCTTTCCTCGCAGACCATTCTCTCCCTTGTGCTGCTGATCAGTTCGGTCGTGGTGCTGGTGCTGGCGGGGCCGCATGATTCGGCGGGGGGAAGCTGGTGGGAGATCATGCTCTTCGCCACCCGTCCGGGCATTGCGCAATGGACACTGGGGCTCGCGGTCATGCTGGGGCTGGTCATGATCGTGCGGCTGGTGCGGCCGGGGCGCATTCATGTGCTGCCGTGGAACAAGCAGGGCCAGGCCCGTTACCGCGCCCTTGACCATGCGCTTGACGGGGTGGGGCAGGTTACCCCCGCGCCTTCGGGCCTGATACCGGGCGCGCGGCGTCAGGCGCTGCTGCCCTTCGTGCGGCTGGGGCCGTATCTGGTCGGGCTGGGTGACCCGGCGGGCCATGCGGATGACTGCACATCGGCCATATGGTGGCTGCGCGACCTTGCGGTGCAGGAAGGTTGCCAGCCTGCCTTCTGGCATGTCGGCACGAGCCTGCTTGCGGTCTATAATGAACTGGGCCTGACGCCGTGGCCCCTGACGGAAGAAGGCGCGCCCCTGCATCCGTGTTTCCTGTGTGCGGGTGCCGATGACCTGAACACGATCCGCTCGCTCATGGAAAAGGCCTTCGCGCCGTTGGGGCAGAGCGGATGCTGA
- a CDS encoding PQQ-dependent dehydrogenase, methanol/ethanol family, translating to MISAVFGKRRSLSRTLTAGTICAALISGYATMASADDGQGATGEAIIHADDHPGDWMTYGRTYSEQRYSPLDQINRSNVGNLKLAWYLDLDTNRGQEGTPLVVNGIMYATTNWSMMKAVDGATGKLLWSYDPRVPGNIADKGCCDTVNRGAAYWNGKVYFGTFDGRLIALDAKTGKLVWSVNTIPPEAELGKQRSYTVDGAPRIAKGRVIIGNGGSEFGARGFVSAFDAETGKLDWRFFTVPNPKNEPDHAASDSVLMNKAYQTWSPTGAWTRQGGGGTVWDSIVYDPVSDLVYLGVGNGSPWNYKYRSEGKGDNLFLGSIVALKPETGEYVWHFQETPMDQWDFTSVQQIMTVDLPINGETRHVIVHAPKNGFFYIIDAKTGEFISGKNYVYVNWASGLDPKTGRPIYNPDALYTLTGKDWYGIPGDLGGHNFAAMAYSPKTGLVYIPAQQVPFLYTNQVGGFTPHPDSWNLGLDMNKVGIPDSPEAKQAFVKDLKGWIVAWDPKTQAEAWRVDHKGPWNGGILATGGDLLFQGLANGEFHAYDATNGSDLFHFAADSGIIAPPVSYLGSDKKQYVAVEVGWGGIYPFFLGGLARTSGWTVNHSRIIAFSLDGKSGPLPKQNDQGFLPVKPPAQFDSKRTDNGYFQFQTYCAACHGDNAEGAGVLPDLRWSGSIRHEDAFYNVVGRGALTAYGMDRFDSSMNPTEIEDIRQFLIKRANETYQREVDARKNAAGIPEQQP from the coding sequence ATGATTTCTGCCGTTTTCGGAAAAAGACGTTCTCTGAGCAGAACGCTTACAGCCGGAACGATATGTGCGGCTCTCATCTCGGGCTATGCCACCATGGCATCCGCAGATGACGGGCAGGGCGCCACGGGGGAAGCAATCATCCATGCGGATGACCATCCCGGCGACTGGATGACCTATGGCCGCACCTATTCTGAACAGCGCTACAGCCCGCTGGATCAGATTAACCGTTCCAACGTTGGTAACCTGAAGCTGGCCTGGTATCTCGACCTTGATACCAACCGTGGCCAGGAAGGCACGCCGCTGGTTGTCAATGGCATCATGTATGCCACCACCAACTGGAGCATGATGAAGGCCGTTGATGGCGCTACCGGCAAGCTGCTGTGGTCGTATGACCCGCGCGTGCCCGGCAACATCGCCGACAAGGGCTGCTGTGACACGGTCAACCGCGGCGCTGCCTACTGGAATGGCAAGGTCTATTTCGGCACGTTCGATGGCCGCCTGATCGCGCTTGACGCCAAGACCGGCAAGCTGGTCTGGAGCGTGAACACCATCCCGCCCGAGGCGGAGCTGGGCAAGCAGCGTTCCTACACGGTTGATGGCGCACCGCGCATCGCCAAGGGCCGCGTGATCATTGGTAACGGTGGTTCCGAGTTCGGCGCGCGTGGCTTCGTCTCCGCGTTCGATGCCGAGACCGGCAAACTGGACTGGCGCTTCTTCACGGTTCCGAACCCCAAGAACGAGCCGGACCACGCCGCCTCCGACAGCGTGCTGATGAACAAGGCCTACCAGACCTGGAGCCCGACCGGCGCCTGGACCCGCCAGGGTGGCGGCGGCACGGTGTGGGATTCCATCGTGTATGACCCCGTGTCCGACCTGGTCTACCTTGGCGTGGGCAACGGTTCGCCGTGGAACTACAAGTACCGCTCGGAAGGCAAGGGCGACAACCTGTTCCTGGGCAGCATCGTCGCGCTGAAGCCGGAAACCGGCGAATACGTCTGGCATTTCCAGGAAACGCCGATGGACCAGTGGGACTTCACCTCGGTCCAGCAGATCATGACGGTTGACCTGCCGATCAACGGTGAAACCCGCCACGTCATCGTTCATGCGCCCAAGAACGGTTTCTTCTACATCATCGATGCGAAGACCGGCGAGTTCATCTCGGGCAAGAACTATGTCTATGTGAACTGGGCCAGTGGCCTCGACCCCAAGACCGGTCGCCCGATCTACAACCCCGATGCGCTCTACACGCTTACGGGCAAGGACTGGTACGGCATTCCGGGTGACCTTGGCGGCCATAACTTCGCGGCCATGGCGTACAGCCCCAAGACCGGGCTGGTCTACATCCCCGCGCAGCAGGTTCCGTTCCTGTACACCAACCAGGTCGGTGGCTTCACGCCGCATCCCGATAGCTGGAACCTTGGCCTGGACATGAACAAGGTCGGCATCCCCGACTCCCCCGAAGCCAAGCAGGCCTTCGTGAAGGACCTGAAGGGCTGGATCGTGGCCTGGGATCCGAAGACGCAGGCTGAAGCCTGGCGCGTGGACCACAAGGGCCCGTGGAACGGCGGCATTCTGGCAACGGGCGGCGACCTGCTGTTCCAGGGCCTGGCGAATGGCGAATTCCATGCCTACGATGCGACGAACGGTTCCGACCTGTTCCACTTCGCGGCGGATAGCGGCATCATCGCTCCCCCCGTGTCCTACCTTGGCAGCGACAAGAAGCAGTATGTCGCGGTTGAAGTGGGCTGGGGCGGCATCTATCCGTTCTTCCTCGGTGGCCTTGCCCGCACCAGCGGCTGGACCGTCAACCACTCGCGCATCATTGCCTTCTCGCTCGATGGCAAGTCGGGCCCGCTGCCCAAGCAGAATGACCAGGGCTTCCTGCCCGTCAAGCCGCCGGCACAGTTCGACAGCAAGCGCACCGATAACGGCTACTTCCAGTTCCAGACCTATTGCGCCGCCTGCCATGGCGACAATGCCGAAGGTGCTGGTGTGCTGCCTGACCTGCGCTGGTCCGGGTCCATCCGCCACGAGGATGCGTTCTACAATGTTGTCGGTCGCGGCGCCCTTACCGCCTACGGTATGGATCGCTTCGACAGCAGCATGAACCCCACCGAGATCGAGGATATCCGCCAGTTCCTGATCAAGCGTGCGAACGAGACCTATCAGAGGGAAGTTGATGCCCGGAAGAACGCTGCCGGTATTCCCGAGCAGCAGCCATAA
- the thpR gene encoding RNA 2',3'-cyclic phosphodiesterase — protein MRLFIGLELPLPLTRALAGLRGNLPDVTWSPPESYHLTLHYLGEVTHGHVLEDIHHALSAITAAPPTLTLTAPGLFEPETHYGPDTLWIGCAPDAALTHLQQRVRATMNRILPSAARSARRFVPHVTMGRLQHPDLLRRQAWLAAMPPMPEGEPVGHFTLFQSLRHADGPVYDALEHYPLQS, from the coding sequence ATGCGTCTGTTCATTGGTCTTGAACTCCCCCTTCCCCTCACGCGCGCCCTCGCTGGCCTGCGGGGCAACCTGCCCGACGTGACGTGGTCTCCACCGGAGTCCTATCACCTCACGCTGCATTATCTGGGTGAGGTGACGCACGGCCATGTGCTTGAAGACATTCACCACGCCCTGAGTGCCATAACAGCAGCCCCCCCAACACTAACCCTGACCGCGCCCGGGCTGTTTGAGCCTGAAACCCACTACGGGCCGGATACGCTATGGATCGGCTGCGCGCCCGATGCCGCCCTGACCCACCTGCAGCAGCGAGTCCGCGCCACCATGAACCGGATCCTGCCTAGCGCCGCCCGGTCCGCGCGCCGCTTTGTGCCGCATGTGACGATGGGCCGCCTGCAACACCCCGATCTGCTCCGCCGGCAGGCCTGGCTGGCCGCCATGCCGCCCATGCCTGAGGGCGAGCCGGTGGGTCACTTCACGCTTTTCCAGTCCCTGCGCCATGCGGACGGCCCGGTTTATGACGCTCTGGAACATTATCCGCTACAGAGCTGA
- a CDS encoding lysine--tRNA ligase, producing the protein MSEQHPALISPLPKSWPFEEAAKLSAHVGARTVTADKPVLLETGYGPSGLPHIGTFGEVARTSWVRQAFTKLTGLPTRLLAFSDDMDALRKVPENVPNQEMLRQYIGKPLSRVPDPFGTHESFAAHNNARLRSFLDGFGFDYEFASSTQYYEGGRFDAALRRVLEVHDKIVAVIAPTLGEERRATYSPVLPIHPRTGQVMQVKMDAIDPVAGTVRWTDEEGETFETPVTGGHAKMQWKADWAMRWYALGVDYEMSGKDLIDSVRLSGRICRILGGQPPAGLTYELFLDQNGQKISKSKGNGISVEEWLRYAPPESLGQYMFNAPQRAKRLFFDVIPKATDEYLAHVGKARAMEPADPALLTNPAWFIHKGAIPHDAGSPVTFGMLLNLASVANAETPDVLWKFIQRYDADATPESCPMLARLVEYAIVYYADFVRPTKQYRAPDAHERKALADLAEALRGMEGGDVSPDACQNLVFEIGKTHGFEPLRAWFGCLYEVLLGQKEGPRFGIFVALYGVAETVALIEAALTRAEGTAA; encoded by the coding sequence ATGTCAGAACAGCATCCTGCCCTTATCTCGCCCCTTCCCAAGTCCTGGCCGTTCGAGGAGGCCGCCAAACTGTCCGCGCATGTTGGCGCGCGCACGGTTACGGCCGATAAACCCGTGCTGCTGGAAACCGGTTATGGTCCGTCTGGCCTGCCGCATATCGGCACGTTTGGCGAAGTGGCGCGCACATCATGGGTCAGGCAGGCGTTCACGAAGCTGACCGGCCTGCCCACGCGGCTTCTGGCCTTCTCTGATGATATGGACGCCCTGCGCAAGGTGCCCGAGAACGTGCCCAATCAGGAGATGCTGCGCCAGTATATCGGCAAGCCGCTCTCGCGCGTGCCCGATCCGTTCGGCACGCATGAATCCTTTGCCGCCCACAACAATGCCCGCCTGCGTTCCTTCCTTGATGGCTTCGGGTTTGATTACGAATTCGCTTCCTCCACGCAGTATTATGAAGGCGGGCGTTTTGACGCGGCGCTCAGGCGCGTGCTTGAGGTGCATGACAAGATCGTGGCCGTCATCGCCCCTACGCTGGGTGAGGAACGCCGCGCCACCTATTCCCCCGTGCTGCCCATTCACCCGCGTACGGGGCAGGTGATGCAGGTGAAGATGGACGCCATCGACCCCGTGGCAGGCACCGTGCGCTGGACCGATGAAGAAGGCGAGACCTTCGAGACGCCGGTAACCGGCGGCCATGCCAAGATGCAGTGGAAGGCCGACTGGGCCATGCGCTGGTATGCGCTGGGCGTTGATTATGAAATGTCGGGCAAGGACCTGATCGACAGCGTGCGCCTTTCGGGCAGGATCTGCCGCATCCTTGGCGGCCAGCCGCCCGCGGGCCTGACCTATGAGCTGTTCCTGGACCAGAACGGGCAGAAAATTTCCAAATCCAAGGGCAATGGCATCTCGGTCGAGGAATGGCTGCGCTACGCCCCGCCTGAAAGCCTGGGCCAGTACATGTTCAACGCGCCGCAGCGCGCCAAGCGGCTGTTCTTTGATGTCATCCCCAAGGCGACGGATGAATATCTGGCCCATGTGGGCAAGGCCCGCGCCATGGAGCCTGCTGACCCCGCGCTGTTGACCAACCCGGCCTGGTTCATCCACAAGGGTGCGATCCCGCACGATGCTGGCAGCCCGGTCACGTTCGGCATGCTGCTCAACCTCGCCTCGGTTGCCAATGCCGAGACGCCGGATGTGCTGTGGAAGTTCATCCAGCGCTACGACGCCGATGCCACGCCCGAAAGCTGCCCCATGCTGGCGCGTCTGGTGGAATACGCCATCGTCTACTACGCCGATTTCGTGCGCCCCACCAAGCAGTACCGCGCGCCTGATGCCCATGAACGCAAGGCGCTGGCCGACCTGGCCGAGGCCCTGCGCGGCATGGAAGGTGGCGATGTCAGCCCCGATGCCTGCCAGAACCTTGTGTTCGAGATTGGCAAGACCCATGGCTTCGAGCCGCTGCGCGCGTGGTTTGGCTGTCTGTATGAAGTACTGCTGGGCCAGAAGGAAGGCCCGCGCTTTGGCATCTTTGTTGCCCTCTATGGCGTGGCGGAAACCGTGGCCCTGATCGAGGCCGCCCTGACCCGCGCCGAGGGAACGGCGGCCTAA
- a CDS encoding cytochrome c, translating into MINRLKVTFSAAAFSLLAGTALAQTPDADPALVQKGAYVARLGDCVACHTALHGQSYAGGLEIKSPIGTIYSTNITPDPTYGIGRYTFAEFDEAVRHGIRKDGSTLYPAMPYPSFSRMTKEDMQALYAYFMHGVKPVAQPDKQPDISWPMSMRWPLGIWRMMFSPSPKEFTPAPGTDADVARGDYLVTGPGHCGACHTPRGFAMQEKALDASGGPDFLSGGAPIDNWVAPSLRNDPVVGLGRWSEDDIYTFLKSGRIDHSAVFGGMGDVVAWSTQYFTDDDLHAIAKYLKSLPPVPPSQGNYTYDPSTATALNAGNTASMPGADTYVKECAICHRNDGGGVARMFPPLAGNPVVVTENPTSLVNVIAHGGVLPPSNWAPSAVAMPGYSNSLSAQQIADVVNFIRTSWGNKAPGTVTAADVTKLRDTGAPVSSSGWNSMSSGWSVFLPQPYGSGWTFAPQTHTGQDAAQ; encoded by the coding sequence ATGATCAACAGGCTTAAGGTGACATTCAGCGCGGCAGCGTTTAGTCTGCTGGCAGGGACGGCATTGGCACAGACGCCAGATGCCGACCCCGCGCTGGTCCAGAAAGGGGCGTATGTCGCGCGACTGGGTGACTGCGTAGCATGTCACACCGCCCTCCATGGGCAGTCGTATGCAGGCGGGCTTGAAATCAAGAGCCCGATCGGCACGATCTATTCCACAAACATTACACCGGACCCGACCTACGGTATCGGTCGCTACACCTTCGCCGAATTCGACGAAGCGGTGCGCCACGGTATCCGCAAGGATGGTTCCACGCTGTATCCGGCCATGCCGTATCCTTCTTTCTCGCGCATGACGAAGGAAGACATGCAGGCGCTGTATGCATACTTCATGCATGGGGTGAAGCCGGTCGCACAGCCTGACAAGCAGCCGGACATTTCCTGGCCGATGTCAATGCGCTGGCCGCTGGGCATCTGGCGCATGATGTTCTCGCCCTCGCCCAAGGAATTCACCCCTGCCCCCGGCACCGATGCCGATGTGGCCCGTGGTGACTACCTGGTGACGGGTCCGGGCCATTGCGGCGCGTGCCATACGCCGCGCGGCTTCGCCATGCAGGAAAAGGCGCTCGATGCTTCAGGTGGGCCTGACTTCCTGTCCGGTGGCGCGCCGATCGACAACTGGGTTGCCCCCAGCCTGCGTAACGACCCGGTCGTGGGTCTGGGCCGCTGGTCGGAAGATGACATCTACACCTTCCTCAAGTCCGGCCGTATCGACCACTCCGCCGTGTTTGGTGGCATGGGCGATGTGGTGGCATGGAGCACCCAGTACTTCACTGATGACGATCTGCACGCCATCGCGAAGTATCTGAAGAGCCTGCCGCCGGTACCGCCCTCACAGGGCAACTACACATACGATCCGTCCACCGCGACGGCCCTGAACGCTGGCAATACCGCCAGCATGCCGGGTGCTGATACGTATGTGAAGGAATGCGCAATCTGTCACCGTAACGACGGTGGTGGCGTGGCCCGCATGTTCCCGCCGCTGGCTGGCAACCCGGTTGTCGTGACCGAGAACCCGACCTCGCTGGTGAACGTGATCGCTCATGGTGGCGTGCTGCCGCCGAGCAACTGGGCACCTTCCGCGGTGGCCATGCCGGGTTACAGCAACTCGCTGTCTGCCCAGCAGATCGCCGATGTGGTCAACTTCATCCGCACCAGCTGGGGCAACAAGGCGCCGGGCACCGTTACGGCAGCTGACGTGACCAAGCTGCGTGACACCGGGGCTCCGGTTTCCAGCTCCGGCTGGAACAGCATGAGCAGCGGCTGGTCGGTGTTCCTGCCGCAGCCTTACGGCTCGGGCTGGACGTTTGCACCGCAGACGCACACCGGTCAGGATGCCGCGCAGTAA
- a CDS encoding uracil-DNA glycosylase family protein, which yields MAETLEDLLRAIRACQACAAHLPLGPRPVLHVSRTARLLIASQAPGTRVHETGQSFNDASGDRLRGWMGVDRATFYDSSRIALVPMGLCYPGRLPTGGDCPPRPECAPLWRERIMAQMPDLELTLVVGSYAQLHILGKGKVSERCLDFRRYLPRYFPLPHPSWRTGAWERRTPQFGTDVLPALRACVRAVLDGRPVPEIAPLA from the coding sequence ATGGCCGAAACCCTTGAAGACCTGCTGCGCGCCATCCGTGCCTGCCAGGCCTGCGCCGCCCACCTGCCGCTTGGCCCCCGCCCGGTGCTGCATGTATCGCGCACGGCGCGGCTGCTCATTGCCAGCCAGGCGCCAGGCACGCGCGTGCATGAAACCGGACAGTCCTTCAATGATGCCTCGGGCGATCGGCTGCGGGGCTGGATGGGGGTGGACCGCGCCACGTTCTATGATTCCAGCCGCATTGCGCTGGTGCCCATGGGCCTGTGCTATCCCGGCCGCCTGCCCACAGGTGGTGACTGCCCGCCCCGGCCGGAATGCGCGCCCTTATGGCGCGAGCGCATCATGGCGCAGATGCCCGATCTTGAACTGACGCTGGTAGTGGGCAGCTACGCCCAACTCCACATTCTGGGCAAGGGAAAGGTGAGTGAGCGCTGCCTCGACTTCCGCCGCTACCTGCCGCGCTACTTTCCCCTGCCCCACCCCTCATGGCGCACGGGGGCATGGGAGCGGCGGACGCCGCAATTCGGCACGGATGTGCTGCCTGCGCTACGCGCCTGCGTGCGCGCTGTGCTCGATGGACGGCCCGTGCCTGAAATTGCCCCGCTGGCGTGA
- a CDS encoding MarC family protein, which produces MTAHAGLLTHFSTVVGLPSLSGAFLMAFPALFSIVNPLGAALIFAQVTAGHDRRTCVALAGQVAFYSAMLMLASIWIGGLVLSFFGITIDALRIAGGLVVAVRAWSLLQAPETEEARKQAQASGSTQAANLMGQAFFPLTMPFTVGPGTIAVAIALGSEGPPAGNHIVFYGVLSIAAVLVAGIVWAAYAYAEQLLYLLGTTGTRIVSRLAALILLSIGVQILITGVQGVVLSTAHAVITMAG; this is translated from the coding sequence ATGACCGCCCATGCGGGACTGCTCACGCATTTTTCTACCGTAGTGGGCCTGCCCAGCCTGTCGGGCGCGTTCCTCATGGCGTTTCCGGCGCTGTTCTCCATTGTCAATCCGCTGGGGGCGGCGCTGATCTTTGCGCAGGTTACGGCGGGGCATGACCGGCGCACCTGCGTGGCGCTTGCAGGGCAGGTGGCGTTCTATTCCGCCATGCTGATGCTGGCCTCGATCTGGATCGGGGGGCTGGTGCTGTCTTTCTTTGGCATCACCATTGATGCGCTGCGCATTGCGGGCGGGCTGGTGGTGGCCGTGCGGGCGTGGTCGCTGCTCCAGGCCCCCGAGACGGAGGAAGCCCGCAAGCAGGCCCAGGCCAGCGGCAGCACGCAGGCAGCCAACCTGATGGGGCAGGCGTTCTTTCCGCTGACCATGCCCTTTACCGTGGGCCCCGGCACGATTGCGGTCGCCATTGCCCTTGGCTCGGAGGGGCCGCCTGCGGGCAATCACATCGTATTCTACGGCGTGCTGTCGATTGCGGCGGTGCTGGTGGCGGGAATTGTCTGGGCGGCCTATGCCTATGCCGAGCAGTTGCTGTACCTGCTGGGCACGACCGGCACGCGCATCGTCTCGCGGCTTGCCGCGCTGATCCTGCTCTCGATTGGCGTGCAGATCCTGATTACGGGCGTGCAGGGGGTTGTGCTGTCAACCGCGCATGCCGTCATCACGATGGCAGGCTGA
- a CDS encoding NAD-dependent deacylase codes for MQRIVVLTGAGISQESGLQTFRGPDGLWNHERIEDICTPQGFARDPLRVDRFYNGLRAQLPTVHPNEAHRALAALEQAGRAGDWPGHLTIITQNIDDLHERAGSRNVIHMHGELLRLRCTHCHATPVWKTDCYPDTPCPDCGAAALRPDIVWFGEMPYHMEAIARQLETCDLFVAIGTSGVVYPAAGFVDSVADHADTMLFNLEAPSGRSAFDQTILGPATRTVPAWTRDLLKA; via the coding sequence ATGCAGCGCATCGTTGTCCTGACCGGGGCGGGCATCAGCCAGGAATCGGGTCTCCAGACCTTTCGCGGGCCGGATGGATTGTGGAACCATGAACGGATCGAGGATATCTGCACGCCGCAGGGCTTTGCGCGCGATCCGCTGCGGGTGGACCGGTTCTATAACGGCCTGCGTGCCCAGCTCCCCACCGTGCACCCCAATGAAGCGCACAGGGCGCTTGCCGCACTCGAGCAGGCCGGGCGCGCGGGCGACTGGCCGGGGCATCTCACCATCATCACGCAGAATATCGACGATCTGCATGAACGCGCAGGCAGCCGGAACGTCATTCACATGCATGGCGAACTGCTGCGCCTGCGCTGCACCCACTGCCACGCCACCCCTGTATGGAAAACCGACTGCTACCCCGATACACCCTGCCCCGATTGCGGAGCGGCAGCACTTCGGCCCGATATCGTCTGGTTTGGGGAAATGCCCTACCATATGGAGGCCATAGCCCGGCAGCTTGAGACCTGTGACCTGTTCGTAGCCATTGGCACCTCCGGCGTGGTCTACCCGGCGGCAGGATTTGTAGACAGCGTGGCCGACCATGCCGATACGATGCTGTTCAACCTTGAGGCCCCATCAGGCCGCAGCGCCTTTGACCAGACCATTCTCGGGCCTGCCACCCGCACGGTTCCGGCATGGACACGCGACCTGCTGAAAGCGTAA